The Rhizobium rhizogenes sequence GAGGTTCTTGCCCGGCATGACCGGCATGAGGAAACATGCGTCGACCAGAATATTCAGGAAGCCGCCGGCGCCTGGCAGAATGCCGATCCTGAAGACAGAAGCCTTATCCTTTTGAGAGCGGCGACAGGCTGGCTCATTCGCCATTGCGCGGTGGACTCCGTCCAGAAGCTTCCATGGACGGATATGATCCGGCGCGGCGGCCGTGATCTGGTTGTCGCGGCGATGGATCGTGGCGCGGTCTTTTCCGATCCCGCTTCCATCATAAATATCGCCATATGCGAACGCGATGCCGAACTCGCCATCGGCCTGATGCGGCGCGACGGGTTGAATGTCGGTCTTTCCGCATTCCTTGCCTGCCTCACCCCGGCGCAACTGACACGGGATGGGGCTGGGGACCTTCGGATGCTGTCGTGGCTGATACGGCACGGAGCCGATCCCGATGAAACGATCGCCGATGCTTCGCCGCTCGCCGTCGCCGAGCTGTATGATCGCAGGGAGGTGGCGGAAGCACTCAAGGAAGCGGGTGCCGGATCAACGGCATTCACGGGGGAGGGACGGCGCCTCTGGCTGGGCCGCCTGTTGCGGCTTGTCGCCGGTTTCCCGCCTGATCCCCTTCCTTTCGAAGATGGTTATCAGGACACGCCATGGAGCATGAATGTCGATGAAAAGGATCTCGATGGCGACGGGTGGCCGGAATATACCGTCTGGGACAATTGCGGATCGGCGGTATGTGATTTCGCCGTTCTGATGAAGGCCGGGCATCAATGGCGCGTGCTGCTGAACGACGCGGGGAATTTGGAGCAACTGGCGACGAAGCATCTGGGATGGTCCGACCTTCGCGTCAGCGGACGCGTTGCCGCGGCTGAATATCAGATGACGGTCTACCGCTTCGATGGTGTGTCATATCTTCCGTTACAATGTGAAACAGCCACCTATGAGGACGACGGCGATCCTGTTGTCAGGCCGGTGCCGTGTGCCCGTTGAGGCGGTCAGTCGCCCGACCCGTCGCGCGGCGGGGATTATTGCGTTTTCCAGGTCTCAAGCAGCATTCCGACAAATTTTTCCGCGGCCGGCGACAGCGTGCTGCTTCGCCTTTGCACGATGCCGATCGTACGGGAGACGACGGGATTGACGATCGGCCGGGTGACGAGAAACGGATGATCGTCCTGCGGTGTCGCCAGTCGCGGCAGCACCGAAATCCCCAGACCCGCCTCCACGAGACCGAGCGAGGTGTTGAGGTGGGTCACCTCGTAAAACCAGTTCAGCTTGAGGTTGTGTCTCGCAAGCGCCCCGTCGAGCAGCGTCCTGTTGCCGCTGGAACGATCCACGACAACAAGCGGATAGGATTCAAGCTGGTTCCACTCGATTGTTTCGAAAGCCGCCAGCGGGTGATCTTTCCGCATCGCCAGCACAAAGGGGTCGTCGATGAGCGGTTCGAACGACAGATCGGGATCGGAATTGCCCATCAGATTGATGCCGAACTCAACCTCGCCTCTGGCGACTGCCTGCAGCCCCTCATTGGCGGTCAGGTCCCGGATACGCAGCCTTATATGCGGATATTGCCGGCTGAAGGTCTTGATGACGGCGGGAAGAAAATAGAACGCCGCTGTCGGAACACATGCCATCGTAATGAGGCCGCGTCGCTGGGCGCCGTCCTTCATCGCGAAAAGCGATCCGTCGAACTCCTCCAGCATACGCCGGACAAGCGGTATGACTTCCTGACCCATGGCCGTCGGCGCGACATGGCGGGTGGTTCTTTCCAGCAGCGGCGCGCCAATGGCCTGTTCCAGTTTCTGGATACGCCGGGTCAATGCCGGCTGTGAAATATGGAGCGCTTCCGCGGCTCTGTGAAAGCTCTCCATTTCAACCACGGCTTGAAAGGCGCGCAGGTCCAGAATTTCGCAATTAATGCTCATAACGCAATAATACCTCCGAACATTGCATTTAACAGATTAGCGTCTTTTGCCCATATTGCAACAACAAGGCGGATTGATCCGCTAAATGCAAGATTGAGGCGACTGATGAATGATCTGCTCAAGATACCCTGTGTGCTGATGCGCGGCGGAACCTCACGTGGACCGTTCTTTCTCGCATCCGACCTTCCGCGTGATCCGGTAGAGAGGGATGCCGCCCTCCTGTCCATCATGGGCTCGGGCCATCCGTTGCAGATCGACGGCATCGGCGGGGGTAATCCGGTGACGTCGAAAGTCGCCATCATCGGCCCTGCAACCGTCGAAGGGGCGGATATCGATTACCTGTTCGCGCAGGTCCGGACCGACAGGCAATATGTGGACTATTCGCCCAACTGCGGCAACATGCTGGCCGCCGTCGGGCCTTTTGCGATCGAAGCAGGGCTTGTTGCCGCTCATCGGAACGATACAGTGGTGCGCATCCACAATGTGAATACCGGAAAGCTGATCGAGGCAAAGGTGCCGACGCGCGGCAGCGAGGTGATTTATCTTGGCGATGCCTCCATTGACGGGGTTCCGGGTCTGGCCGCGCCGATTGCCCTGACCTTCGTGGATGCCGCCGGGGCGAAGACCGGCAGACTGTTGCCCACCGGTGTCCCCCTCGACACGATCGACGGTGTGGATGTGACGGCCATCGACTGTGCGATCCCGATGGTTCTCATGCGTGCAGCCGATCTCGGTGTCAGCGGATATGAGGACCCGCAAACCCTGAGCGGCAACAGGGACCTTATGGAGCGGATGGGCAGCATACGTATTCAGGCCGGTCGGCGGATGGGCATGGGGGAGGTGAAGGACATGGTAATACCGAAGCCCGTGCTGGTCGCTCCCGCGCGCAATGGCGGCACCCTTTCGGTGCGTTATTTCATGCCCAGCGAATGTCATCCCGCACTGGCGACGACGGGTGCTGTCGGGATTGCCAGGGCAGCCGTGACGGAGGGCTCCATTGCATATGAACTCGCCGGACGCCCATCCGTGCCGACCCAGATACGCCTCGAACATCCAGCCGGTCGCCTCGACGTGCAGCTGGAGATACGAAACGGGGCGATAACAGCGGGCCTCGTGAGGACGGCGCGCAGGCTTTTCGAGGGTTTTGCCTTCGCCAAGCCAATCGCTGCAATCAACGACGCGGCTTAGACAACAGTCAGTCATTCAAAACATAGCAAACCGGGAGGAGACCCATATGCGTAAATACCTGTTAGCAACCGCAGCGCTCTGTGCGCTGGCGGCATCTGCAAATGCCGAATCCGTCAGAATGAGCGTTGGCTCGTACAATCTCAACAACCTGCCTTTTCCTGTCGCCGCCAGCCTCGGCTTCTACAAGGATGAAGGCCTTGACGTGACGACAGAGAATTTTGCCCAGGGTGGCTCGAAGGTCCTGCAGGCGCTGGTCGCCGGCTCGACGGATGTCGCCGTCGGCTTTTACGACCATACCATCCAGATGCAGTCCCAGAACAAGCACGTCATCGGCTTTGTCCAGCTTGCCCGCAATTCGGGTCTGGTGCTTGCGGGAAAGAACGACACCGACTTCGATCCGGCAAAGCCGGAAACCATCAAGGGCAAGAAGGTCGGTATCACCTCTCCCGGCTCGTCCTCGGATTTCTTCATCCGTTATTACATGAAGCAGCACAATCTCAGCGACAATGACATCTCTATCATCGGTGTGGGCTCCGGCGCTGCGGCGGTGGCCGCGCTGCAGCAGGAAAAAATCGACCTGCTCGTCAATTACGATCCGGCCGCAACGATTGTGGTCGAGCGCGGGCTCGGCAAGATCCTCATCGATGCGCGAAGCGACCAGGGCGCCAGGGATGTTTATGGCGGCATCTACCCAACTTCAGTGCTGTATGCGACGCAGGAATATATCGATGCCCATCCGGAGGTGATCCAGAAAGTCACCAATGCCACCGTGCGGGCATTGCACTGGATGAAGCAGCATTCGGCCGAGGAAATCGTCGACAGGCTGCCGGATGATTTCGTCTCCGGCGACAAGAAGACCTACATCAAGGCTGTCGAAGCGGCCAAGGCGATCTTCTCCGAAGACGGCAGGTTCGAGCCGGCCGATCTGGAAACGCCTCTGGCGGTTCTCAAAAGCTTCAACGACGCGG is a genomic window containing:
- a CDS encoding ABC transporter substrate-binding protein; the protein is MRKYLLATAALCALAASANAESVRMSVGSYNLNNLPFPVAASLGFYKDEGLDVTTENFAQGGSKVLQALVAGSTDVAVGFYDHTIQMQSQNKHVIGFVQLARNSGLVLAGKNDTDFDPAKPETIKGKKVGITSPGSSSDFFIRYYMKQHNLSDNDISIIGVGSGAAAVAALQQEKIDLLVNYDPAATIVVERGLGKILIDARSDQGARDVYGGIYPTSVLYATQEYIDAHPEVIQKVTNATVRALHWMKQHSAEEIVDRLPDDFVSGDKKTYIKAVEAAKAIFSEDGRFEPADLETPLAVLKSFNDAVAKATIDLNTTYTNKFVEAAASKAAN
- a CDS encoding 4-oxalomesaconate tautomerase, giving the protein MNDLLKIPCVLMRGGTSRGPFFLASDLPRDPVERDAALLSIMGSGHPLQIDGIGGGNPVTSKVAIIGPATVEGADIDYLFAQVRTDRQYVDYSPNCGNMLAAVGPFAIEAGLVAAHRNDTVVRIHNVNTGKLIEAKVPTRGSEVIYLGDASIDGVPGLAAPIALTFVDAAGAKTGRLLPTGVPLDTIDGVDVTAIDCAIPMVLMRAADLGVSGYEDPQTLSGNRDLMERMGSIRIQAGRRMGMGEVKDMVIPKPVLVAPARNGGTLSVRYFMPSECHPALATTGAVGIARAAVTEGSIAYELAGRPSVPTQIRLEHPAGRLDVQLEIRNGAITAGLVRTARRLFEGFAFAKPIAAINDAA
- a CDS encoding LysR family transcriptional regulator — encoded protein: MSINCEILDLRAFQAVVEMESFHRAAEALHISQPALTRRIQKLEQAIGAPLLERTTRHVAPTAMGQEVIPLVRRMLEEFDGSLFAMKDGAQRRGLITMACVPTAAFYFLPAVIKTFSRQYPHIRLRIRDLTANEGLQAVARGEVEFGINLMGNSDPDLSFEPLIDDPFVLAMRKDHPLAAFETIEWNQLESYPLVVVDRSSGNRTLLDGALARHNLKLNWFYEVTHLNTSLGLVEAGLGISVLPRLATPQDDHPFLVTRPIVNPVVSRTIGIVQRRSSTLSPAAEKFVGMLLETWKTQ